One Streptomyces sp. NBC_01237 genomic region harbors:
- a CDS encoding NUDIX hydrolase produces the protein MTQQNTDDRPGIAAAIVVNEGRVLMVRRRVSEGQLSWQFPAGEVEPGEAREDAAVRETREETGLTVAEVKLLGERVHPKTGRLMSYTACDVLSGTAHVADTEELAELAWVAHDEIPEYVPYGLFEPVQEYLDATLAS, from the coding sequence GTGACGCAGCAGAACACGGACGATCGTCCGGGCATCGCCGCAGCAATTGTGGTGAACGAAGGCCGTGTACTCATGGTGCGCCGCCGGGTCAGCGAGGGACAACTCTCCTGGCAGTTTCCGGCCGGAGAGGTCGAGCCCGGCGAGGCCCGCGAGGACGCCGCTGTGCGGGAGACTCGAGAGGAGACCGGGCTGACTGTGGCGGAGGTGAAGTTGCTTGGCGAGCGGGTCCACCCGAAGACGGGTCGGCTGATGTCGTACACCGCTTGTGACGTGTTGAGCGGTACCGCCCACGTCGCAGACACCGAGGAACTCGCCGAGCTGGCCTGGGTCGCCCACGACGAGATCCCCGAATACGTGCCGTACGGGCTGTTCGAGCCTGTGCAGGAGTACTTGGACGCGACCCTCGCCTCCTGA
- a CDS encoding nucleoside-diphosphate kinase has translation MPEVQAHTVERTLVLLKPDALARGLAGRIITRFEDAALKIVGTKMKWMDAEFTRRHYFDLEERLGPEVYNVTSTFMQQGPVIALVLEGFDAIATVRKIVGSTYPNQAPAGTVRGDLSHYSAAASIASGKAVANLVHASGNAEEAKQELELWFGKDELQDYKTLAEIYTY, from the coding sequence ATGCCCGAAGTTCAGGCACACACTGTCGAGCGCACGCTCGTCCTGCTCAAGCCCGATGCGCTGGCGCGTGGCCTGGCAGGAAGGATCATCACGCGGTTTGAGGACGCCGCGCTGAAGATCGTCGGCACGAAGATGAAGTGGATGGACGCAGAGTTCACCCGTCGGCACTACTTCGACCTTGAGGAACGGCTGGGTCCGGAGGTCTACAACGTCACGTCGACGTTCATGCAGCAGGGGCCGGTTATTGCCCTGGTGCTGGAGGGCTTCGATGCCATCGCTACCGTCCGCAAGATCGTCGGCAGCACCTATCCGAACCAGGCTCCGGCCGGCACGGTGCGGGGCGATCTCTCGCACTACAGCGCCGCGGCAAGCATCGCCTCGGGCAAGGCGGTCGCCAACCTTGTGCATGCCTCCGGCAACGCGGAGGAGGCAAAGCAGGAGCTGGAGCTGTGGTTCGGCAAGGACGAACTGCAGGACTACAAGACGCTGGCCGAGATCTACACCTACTAG
- a CDS encoding amino acid permease: MTNDSPAPHAGPPGPPASSAPPTDRPASSGPSASPDRSAAPGSDEARLAELGYTQVLARRMSAFSNYAVSFTIISVLSGCLTLYLFGMNTGGPAVITWGWVGVGLMTLFVGLAMAEICSAYPTSAGLYFWAHRLAPPRSAAAWAWFTGWFNVLGQVAVTAGIDFGAASFLGAYLNLQFGFEVTPGRTILLFAAILVLHGLLNTFGVGIVAVLNSVSVWWHVFGVAVIVGALTFVPDSHQSASYVFTEFVNNTGWGSGFYVVMIGLLMAQYTFTGYDASAHMTEETRDAAVAGPRGIVQSIWTSWIAGFVLLLGFTFAIQSYEGALTSPTGAPPAQILLDALGATTGKLLLLVVIGAQLFCGMASVTANSRMIYAFSRDGALPFSHIWHTVSPRTRTPVAAVWLAALGALALGLPYLINVTAYAAVTSIAVIGLYIAYVIPTLLRLLRGDDFARGPWHLGRWSRPIGIVAVTWVVIITVLFMLPQVSPVTWETFNYAPIAVLVVLGFAATWWLVSAWHWFLKPDNPDHKRTISPEPPH; encoded by the coding sequence ATGACAAACGACTCTCCCGCGCCACACGCGGGACCCCCCGGCCCACCGGCATCGTCCGCCCCGCCCACCGACCGGCCCGCGTCCTCCGGTCCGTCCGCATCCCCCGACCGGTCCGCGGCGCCCGGATCGGACGAGGCGCGGCTGGCCGAACTCGGCTACACGCAGGTCCTCGCCCGCCGGATGTCGGCCTTCTCCAACTACGCCGTCTCGTTCACGATCATCTCGGTGCTCTCCGGCTGTCTGACGCTGTATCTGTTCGGGATGAACACCGGCGGCCCCGCCGTCATCACCTGGGGATGGGTCGGGGTCGGCCTGATGACGCTGTTCGTCGGGCTGGCGATGGCGGAGATCTGTTCGGCGTACCCGACCTCGGCGGGCCTGTACTTCTGGGCCCACCGTCTCGCCCCGCCGCGCTCGGCGGCCGCCTGGGCGTGGTTCACGGGCTGGTTCAACGTACTGGGACAGGTCGCCGTCACCGCCGGGATCGACTTCGGGGCGGCGTCGTTCCTCGGGGCGTATCTGAACCTCCAGTTCGGCTTCGAGGTCACGCCCGGCCGGACGATCCTGCTCTTCGCCGCGATCCTGGTGCTGCACGGTCTCCTCAACACCTTCGGCGTCGGCATCGTCGCGGTCCTCAACAGCGTCAGCGTCTGGTGGCACGTGTTCGGCGTGGCCGTCATCGTCGGCGCTCTGACCTTCGTGCCGGACTCGCACCAGTCGGCGTCGTACGTGTTCACCGAGTTCGTCAACAACACGGGGTGGGGCAGCGGCTTCTACGTGGTGATGATCGGCCTGCTGATGGCGCAGTACACCTTCACCGGCTACGACGCCTCGGCGCACATGACGGAGGAGACGCGCGACGCCGCGGTGGCGGGGCCGCGCGGGATCGTGCAGTCGATCTGGACCTCCTGGATCGCCGGTTTCGTCCTCCTGCTCGGCTTCACCTTCGCCATCCAGTCGTACGAGGGAGCCCTCACGTCCCCGACCGGCGCCCCGCCCGCCCAGATCCTCCTGGACGCCCTCGGAGCGACCACCGGCAAGCTCCTGCTGCTGGTGGTGATCGGTGCCCAGCTCTTCTGCGGCATGGCCTCGGTCACGGCCAACAGCCGCATGATCTACGCCTTCTCCCGCGACGGCGCCCTGCCGTTCTCCCACATCTGGCACACGGTCAGCCCCCGCACCCGCACCCCCGTCGCGGCGGTCTGGCTCGCCGCCCTGGGCGCCCTCGCCCTCGGCCTCCCGTACCTGATCAATGTCACCGCGTACGCCGCCGTCACGTCCATCGCGGTGATCGGTCTCTACATCGCGTACGTGATCCCCACCCTGCTCCGCCTCCTGCGCGGCGACGACTTCGCCCGCGGCCCCTGGCACCTCGGCCGCTGGTCCCGCCCGATCGGCATCGTGGCGGTGACGTGGGTCGTGATCATCACGGTGCTGTTCATGCTGCCCCAGGTGTCGCCGGTCACCTGGGAGACCTTCAACTACGCCCCGATCGCGGTCCTGGTGGTACTCGGCTTCGCGGCGACCTGGTGGCTGGTCTCGGCCTGGCACTGGTTCCTGAAGCCGGACAACCCGGATCACAAGCGCACGATCTCCCCCGAACCCCCGCACTGA
- a CDS encoding NUDIX hydrolase, whose protein sequence is MDVVERWSGRYACLLQSALRLSNEQFAARLGIAARTVAAWHSDASLVPRREMQQLLDTAHEQAPPAVRQRFALLRAKERAPADSPPAGAQALRVAIAVVVRESDVLLVCRRDDDATGTTWQFPAGVIKPGGRAETATVRETLDETGVHCAVRQRLGDRLHPVTGVLCEYFLCEYLAGQATNSDVAENIDVMWVPRKAVPRFIPVDTIFPPVLTALEKQT, encoded by the coding sequence ATGGACGTGGTTGAGCGCTGGAGCGGCAGGTACGCCTGCCTGTTGCAGTCGGCCCTACGGCTCAGCAACGAACAGTTCGCTGCCCGCCTGGGCATCGCCGCAAGGACCGTGGCCGCCTGGCACTCCGACGCCTCTCTTGTGCCCCGCAGGGAGATGCAACAGCTCCTCGACACAGCTCATGAGCAGGCTCCTCCGGCTGTGCGACAGCGCTTCGCCCTCCTACGGGCGAAAGAACGGGCCCCAGCGGACTCGCCGCCCGCCGGCGCGCAGGCGCTGCGGGTGGCCATCGCGGTAGTCGTCCGCGAAAGCGATGTCCTTCTTGTGTGCCGCCGAGATGACGACGCTACTGGGACTACGTGGCAATTCCCGGCCGGCGTCATCAAGCCGGGAGGGAGGGCGGAGACCGCCACTGTGCGGGAGACCTTGGACGAGACGGGAGTCCACTGCGCGGTCCGGCAGCGCCTCGGGGACAGACTCCATCCCGTCACCGGCGTGTTGTGCGAGTACTTCCTGTGTGAATATCTGGCTGGTCAGGCCACCAATAGCGACGTGGCCGAGAACATCGACGTCATGTGGGTGCCCAGAAAGGCGGTACCCCGCTTCATCCCCGTCGATACGATCTTCCCACCCGTCCTGACCGCCCTGGAGAAGCAGACGTGA